In Mytilus trossulus isolate FHL-02 chromosome 10, PNRI_Mtr1.1.1.hap1, whole genome shotgun sequence, the DNA window CGGGGACGACTTCAAACTTGTACATCTCtcacaaataatatcaatatatacatgacattcctttttaatatgtatgttGCAGGATCATGGCCAGTAATTGGCGTCTTTGTGGATTTTGTGACAGTCTTCAGATAACCAAATCATCAGTAGTCTGGTGCTTTGAATGTGACGAAGGACTATGCGAAGATTGTAGGGAACAtcactttattttaaatggaaCAAACCATGAAACTGTTTCCATCGATAAGAACAAAAAGTTACCAACCGAAGTCCTGCAAATCGTTCAAGTCTGCAAATTACATAATGAAAAATACGAGTTTTTCTGTAGAAAACACGACAGTCCATGCTGTAAGAAATGTGTAAAATCTCACAACGATTGTACGGGTTTAACtgatatcaatgaaataataaaaaacgtTAAAACCTCAAACGCCATTTATGAAATCGAACGAAACCTGCTTGAAGTCATTGAGAATATTAAACGACTCAGCACTAACcgaaaagaaaatttaaaatcgctagaaaacaagaaaaaagaaattaaagcagaaataaaacaaactagAACCAAAGTAAATGATCACCTAGATAAACTTCAGGATGATTTGATGAAAGAATTAATTACAGTTGAACAAAAAGAAAgcttcaaaatacaaaaattgttgACTACTCTGAAAAAGAAGGAAAAGGAGATCACTGAAGTACAAGAAAATATAACTAGCATTAAACAGCATGCATCCGAACTTCAAACGTTTTTAACCATGAAAGATATCGAAAAAGATATTGCTGTCGAAGAAAGATATCTTCAATCGCTTAGTACAAGTGACACCATGAATCAAGTCAATATTTCATGTCAAATTGACAAGTCTTTACAGCAAATCACAGCCAGCGTGCAGAAGTTCGGAgaaataaatttctgttttgatcTATGTGATTTTTCCATTCAGACAAAAAAGGAGAGACAAGCCCAAATTGTGGTAGAACCCAGATATTTC includes these proteins:
- the LOC134686790 gene encoding uncharacterized protein LOC134686790 is translated as MASNWRLCGFCDSLQITKSSVVWCFECDEGLCEDCREHHFILNGTNHETVSIDKNKKLPTEVLQIVQVCKLHNEKYEFFCRKHDSPCCKKCVKSHNDCTGLTDINEIIKNVKTSNAIYEIERNLLEVIENIKRLSTNRKENLKSLENKKKEIKAEIKQTRTKVNDHLDKLQDDLMKELITVEQKESFKIQKLLTTLKKKEKEITEVQENITSIKQHASELQTFLTMKDIEKDIAVEERYLQSLSTSDTMNQVNISCQIDKSLQQITASVQKFGEINFCFDLCDFSIQTKKERQAQIVVEPRYFDSVTLTLQKRINTKLSGVHGVSLLPDGRMVFSCYDQHKIRAFKSDGSQDFERNKIGLTFDVVFIGDDSIAVTSAKSDKINIIDSKEHKLKKSLEVKSYNGGAVYQDGHLIYCARKKGLQMISLSDESITNVIKNKLPTWAYVTTFDDKLFYTNCENESVTCCDYHGNILWTFCDTNVLEFPLGISADNNGNVFVVGYLTHNVVVISADGRRYRQLLSRKEGLNRPTVLHYNQSTNQLLVANRANDAFLYEVND